The following DNA comes from Enterocloster bolteae.
GCCAATGGGCCAGCAACATAGGTTTTATACTGGCCGCTGCGGGAAGTGCTGTGGGACTGGGAAATATATGGAAATTTCCGGGAAAGGTGGCTGCCGGAGGCGGCGGGGCGTTTTTAATCTGCTATGCGCTGATTGTCCTGTTCGTAGGATTCCCGGTCATGCTGGCAGAGCTTTCCATCGGGCGCAGCACCCAGAAAAATGTGGTGGGCGCCTTCCGCCGGCTGAACCCGCGCTGGAGCTTTGCCGGGGGCATCGGGGTCCTGACCTTGTTTGTAATCATGTCCTACTACAGTGTAGTCGGAGGATGGGTGATGAAATACATTTCGGTGTACCTTACCGGGGCGGATTTCAGTGCCTTTGGAAACGACAGCAGCAGATTTTCCGCTTATTTTGCAGATTTTATATCACGGCCTGCAGAACCGCTTCTCTGGGGCGCCGCCTTCCTCCTTCTGTGTATCTACGTGGTTGTGCGGGGCGTATCAGAAGGAATTGAACGGGTCAGTAAATTTTTAATGCCCGGCCTGTTCGTGCTCTTAACCGGAATTGTGGTCTATGCCATAACCCTGGACGGAGCCGCCGAAGGCCTTAAATATATGCTGGCAGTGGACCCCGCGAAATTCAACGGAGGAACCGTGGTAGCCGCCCTGGGCCAGGCCTTTTTCTCCCTCAGTGTGGGAATGGGCATCATGGTGACCTACGGCTCCTACGTGCCAAGGACAGAGAATCTGGCCAAAAGCGCCGGCTGTATCTGTATCTTGGACAGCCTTGTGGCCCTCCTGTCCGGACTTGCCATCGTGCCTGTGGTTTATATTACGGCTGGTCCCGAAGCCATGGGCATGGGAGGCGGGTTTGCTTTCATGGCTCTTCCTGAGGTGTTCAGCCGGCTGCCTGGCGGCGTGTTCTTTGGTTTTGCCTTCTTCCTCCTGCTGTTCGTGGCAGCCCTGACCAGCGCCATCAGCATCCTTGAGAGCTGCATCGCATGGCTTACGGAAGAATTCGGTTTTGCCAGGTTAAAAGCAACCCTGCTCCTTGTGATTCCCATGTCATTCTTAAGCGCAGGTTATTCGCTGTCCCAGGGAGCCATGGACATAAAGCTGCCGTGGTTTGATTTTACCAACGGCGTCCAATATCTCCCCATGAACGCTGTCATGGAAAAATTCACTGACAATCTGATGATTCCCCTGGGAGCCCTGTGCTTCTGTCTGTTCGTGGGATGGGTTTGGGGAACAGACAACGCCTCAAAGGAAATTGAAGCCTCAGGCCACAGCATGGCCTGGAAACGCCTGTGGGCCTTTCTGGTAAAG
Coding sequences within:
- a CDS encoding sodium-dependent transporter, whose protein sequence is MEHKRSQWASNIGFILAAAGSAVGLGNIWKFPGKVAAGGGGAFLICYALIVLFVGFPVMLAELSIGRSTQKNVVGAFRRLNPRWSFAGGIGVLTLFVIMSYYSVVGGWVMKYISVYLTGADFSAFGNDSSRFSAYFADFISRPAEPLLWGAAFLLLCIYVVVRGVSEGIERVSKFLMPGLFVLLTGIVVYAITLDGAAEGLKYMLAVDPAKFNGGTVVAALGQAFFSLSVGMGIMVTYGSYVPRTENLAKSAGCICILDSLVALLSGLAIVPVVYITAGPEAMGMGGGFAFMALPEVFSRLPGGVFFGFAFFLLLFVAALTSAISILESCIAWLTEEFGFARLKATLLLVIPMSFLSAGYSLSQGAMDIKLPWFDFTNGVQYLPMNAVMEKFTDNLMIPLGALCFCLFVGWVWGTDNASKEIEASGHSMAWKRLWAFLVKFLAPAVIIVILYFTVGRGQGLS